The following are encoded together in the Xanthomonas vesicatoria ATCC 35937 genome:
- a CDS encoding IS3 family transposase, which yields MKYAWIRDQRGYRVRWLCHALGVSPSGYYAWCARRPGPRAQENARLLQRIEQLHAQTRQAYGSERLWRALRQQGETCGRHRVRRLRQAHAIRTKRRQRYLRTRSTYQRAAVAPNRLAWPFVSPGPDRVWVADITFIPTRMGWLYLAAVLDMHSRQIAGWAMGQRADQALASAALAMALHRRRPAQGAIHHSDQGTQYTSGAYQRQLQEAGLVASMSRKGMPYDNAVMESFFSSLKQELTHHERFASLDEARGKVFEYIEVFYNRQRLHSALGYRSPAEFEKMAVVP from the coding sequence GTGAAGTACGCCTGGATCCGAGATCAGCGGGGTTACCGGGTGCGTTGGCTCTGCCATGCGTTGGGCGTGTCGCCCAGCGGCTATTACGCGTGGTGCGCTCGCCGTCCGGGGCCACGCGCACAGGAGAATGCCCGGCTATTGCAGCGGATCGAGCAGTTGCACGCACAAACCCGCCAGGCGTATGGCAGCGAGCGCCTGTGGCGCGCGTTGCGTCAGCAAGGTGAGACATGCGGCCGGCATCGGGTGCGGCGCCTGCGGCAGGCACATGCGATCCGCACCAAACGGCGACAACGCTATCTGCGCACGCGCAGCACATACCAGCGTGCGGCGGTAGCGCCTAACCGGCTGGCATGGCCGTTCGTCAGTCCGGGGCCAGATCGGGTGTGGGTGGCGGACATCACCTTCATCCCGACCCGGATGGGCTGGTTGTACCTGGCGGCAGTTCTAGACATGCACAGCCGGCAGATCGCGGGCTGGGCGATGGGCCAGCGGGCCGATCAGGCGTTGGCCAGCGCTGCGCTGGCCATGGCGCTGCACCGCCGACGGCCAGCGCAGGGCGCAATCCACCATAGTGACCAGGGCACGCAATACACCAGCGGTGCATATCAGCGGCAGTTGCAAGAAGCTGGGCTGGTCGCAAGCATGAGCCGCAAGGGCATGCCTTACGACAATGCGGTGATGGAGAGCTTCTTCAGTTCGCTCAAACAGGAACTGACGCACCACGAGCGCTTCGCCAGTCTCGACGAAGCGCGCGGGAAAGTGTTCGAGTACATCGAAGTGTTCTACAACCGGCAGCGGTTGCACAGTGCGCTGGGCTATCGCTCGCCGGCCGAGTTCGAGAAGATGGCTGTTGTTCCCTAA